Sequence from the Osmerus eperlanus chromosome 23, fOsmEpe2.1, whole genome shotgun sequence genome:
cgagtccctctctctctcccgggagaagagggggggaggggcggggggcggggcggaggaggaaggctggggcaCGGCGAAGGAGTGGCCGTGGTTGGCGGCGGCggcaggggtgggggcggaggagggggaggggtgcggaTGAGCCGAGGCGGAGGTGTGCGTGTGGAGGTGCGCCAGCTCCATAGCCGCCCTGACCTCCGGCTGGTTGGCGTGGTGCTTCTCCAGGTGGCGGGCCAGGGAGCGGTAGTGGCGGCCGCAGTAGGGGCAGTGCTGCCGCCGGCTCACCGTGGCGGCGCTGGAGCTGCCGAtgttgatgttgatgttgttgttgatgttggtggtgggcggggccagggcggcggggggggcgaCGACGGCGGGGGGTTGGGGCCGGGAGGCGGCGACGGGGGCCGCGGCGGGGGCCGGGCGGGTGAAGGACGAGCAGGGGCGCCCGGGGCCTCTGGGGTTCGCCGGGCTCTTCTTCTTGGCGGGGACGGCGGTGGCCAGCTTGCGTTTCTTGCGGCGGCGGAGGTGCATGcgccccctcatctcctccagctcctcctcctcgtcgtcatcgtcgtcgtcgtcctcctcctcctcctcgtcctcctcgcggTCGGAGTCGCTGGGTTCAGAGTGGGtgagcggagaggaggagggagagagggaccaggagggggtgaggtagtcggagacagagagggagagtggatgtGGGCCCGCCTCTTCCTCCTGTGAAGACACGGGCGGAAGAATAGAACACACGTCACACAAACGGCCTCGCAAGCAAACGCTCCCGGCAAAAGCAATCTCAAGGGTTGATCGTCACCATGGCGTTCTCTCCCCAGTCCGTCAGGCTGTAGTCCACCGTGATCTCCTCCCCCTTGGCAATGTCGCGGATCGCTATGACGACCAGGCGCACCTGGCTCCCACAGTGCACCTCTCGGATCCTGCAGTTGGGCGGAGGGTGGAAGAGCACGGGGCCACGCACCCCgctggccccctcctcccccagctccgaCACACTGGACCAGACACACATTACCATCATCCATTATATTCAACATCCAAGCCTTTAACAAAGACCAACGGACTAAATCCGTGTAACAATATGTTACAATCGTTCCTCTACCAAGAGCCCCCTCGACCACTCCCACTCTGACAGTGATGCTTTTAGCATAATTGTGATCATAGTTCCGGGTGCTTTAACACGTCTGCTACTAAACACGTCCTTTATTTTGGAGTGCAAGACCCACGGgtcttggggggaggggggtcgttcctctctctcaccagatCTGGGAGGGGTCTGCGAGGTAGTAGGGGCTGCCTGGCGGAGGCAGCCTGTCCTCAGCTCCTTCTGGGTACTGTCCATCACCTAcgagagatcacacacacacatcagggtatgGTCACACATTCCACACTGTGTACACGCTATTAAAATGCTACATGCTACAGTAGAAAGAATGATGGAGGGTTTGGAACAGTCAAGTTTGAATTGCAGTCAGGAGCGGGAATGGTTGGCGAATGGTTGTTATACTGCGTAGGGCACGatggagagtgacagagactcAAATCATTGTGTGCGTTTCCAGTACCGGGGCTGTAGCTGTGTTCCGacagactctcctcctcctcatcctctgtcacataAGCCCGGTCACACACCTTCACTGGCGTCCCCTTCCGTTTTCTCCCACACACCCGCCTGCACAGCCACACCAGGGGGGTTGTTTAATGAAAGAAAACATTTAGAGCACCGCTGATATGAACAGGAAAAGGTCAAATTCGTATTCACTTTTTAGGAGAAAGATGCCTAAGGCTCGTTTTCCCCACTGTATTTAATACTTGACGCTAAATTATGTTTTAACGGCACGGCAGCAAATGTGTTCATATATCTCTACTACCCAGATGGAGATAATATGTCAGACACATTCATGCAATTAATACCTACAATCGGGGACTGAATTAAAGGGTTTCTTGAAAGACAACCATATTGTGGACCTAGTTAAATAGGCCACAGTGCTGGCTATAtacatgattgttttattatcacAGGCCATTTATATACATGCTCTTTTCCCAAATATTCAAGACTTTAGGTTACATTTTGTTGATCGCACCCTTACTGTACCCACTAATGTATTAGCATCTCATCGGGAACCCTGCTGTATTGGTCTAGTCCGTACATCCCTCATCCACTATAGTTTTCAGATACTGTAGCTCTTGTCACAATGGCCACAATGTGCATTTTATTAAGCATTAATAGCATTGTTAAATAGCAGTGAAAATATCAAACACCACATCTGGATAAAGGCCAAATAGACTTTCACTGACAAAATCCGATGGAATCACTAAACATTGATAAccagctaacgttagccaactTCTCTAGATAGCCCTGGCTAACCTGATCAATGACTTACTGCAAGTACCTACTGTAGCACCTAGCCAGCTAGCAATGCGAagatggctagctagctagctaattaaaTAACAGACAGCGCACTTACAACTGGCTTCCTCCCAAAACAAAGATCCCAAGCCTACTACTTATTAACGGTCACTGGAGAGGGACAGCTGATCTTAGCTGGCAAAATCCTAACTGAGAGGTCCTAAAGGAAAATCACTTTTCCATTTCCTAACGTTAAATTCGCACACGCGGATTGAAGCCTGGTAACTAAACAAACGTGCACCACGCTCATCAGTGCGTACAGTGTTAGTTGTTTTTTTATACACCGGTAAATAATAAATAGCCAACTGTAGGCCGTTGGGTGATGTATTTCTTACCCCCGGGGCGGCGGAGGTTTGCTCCCATCGCCGTCGCTGTCGAGGGTCGGTGGCTCCCGGTAGTCAAAAGGCGACCGTACGTTCTCCGCCATTAGGACAGCTTCCCTACCTCTATCTCCGGTATAGAACTCAACGCGCATGTGCATTTATGCTGGATTTTAGTTTATGATAAAATGGGGTATATTGCTATTTATAAAGAACACGATTGATATGGCCCACCAGAAAGGAGAAAAGCCTTTGGCACAAACATCTGAAATATGCTAAATTGGAGTCCATGGATGGATAAAGCTACCTTTTTGTCATCCAAAAATGATAGTGAAGCACTTGTGTGGAGACACCTCAGTTTAATCAGCAGTGAAAATCCAAATAATTTATAGGTGATATTGATTGATATTCACAGTACAGAAAATAAAATCAGAGAACAatcaaagtttaaaaaaaactattgcATCCATACGATATCAGTATATCAAGTTAGTGTTTCAACTATAAACGATGCACAGCTGATGCACACGATGTAACAGACACATTCAGTTTGCTACAGTGCAATATTAGATACAATGTAACAGTCGACATGTTAAAACTATTCAGCAGCATTTCAAGTATCTAGTAGATCACAGTGTGCACATAACACTAATTATAACAACAAGCGGTAGGTGGATTTATCACAGTTTTTGGATTTTGCCTTgcaaaaaaaatgacaaaattAAAAGACCAAGTCGGTTACTGTACATCAAAACAAAAATATCCCCAGGTTTTTGTTCGAATTCATTGATATGCAGCACTGTAGTTGAATATGCCTGGCTAAATGTTTAGCTACAGTTTTGTAATCACAGTTCATCAGTCGAGTAACATGAAATATTATTTCGCAAACTTCTAGCAATGTGAAATGGAGTGCTAATAACAGCATTGTTCAATGACAATGTTTCAACCAATCAATACATACACTGAGGTGAagagacaaaaacacaaaacatgacATTACGAATCTGCAACAACCCTGCTCTACACAAACCTTTGCTGAAAGAATTTTTGCTGCACCAATTAACTTCAAGGGATATTGTAACATACTGTAGGGAAATACCAGTGCCTGGTGAGAACGCTGGTGGATTTGGTAAAAGAGGCTTAGTTtccgttgggggggggggggggggggttgccaaGCAGTACCTTGTCACAGAATTCAAGGCCTATATCACATATTATCTAGGGTGTGTTTAAATGTGGATTATACCTGCAACATGAAGCTGGCTGTGTTAGAGCTGAAGACAGTTTGCTGTTAGATTTCATTGTTAGATTTATAGGGTTCTAGATCTCTTggtccccctctgcctctgtgtgcAAGACGTGCAGGGCCTGACAAGCAGAATCAGCCCAGTGAATAAGATCCAGAAATACTCGATAGGTCCACATTTTTGCAGCAAATGGCCCCACTATACCATCCACCTCCTAGGAGAGAAGAGTAAACAAGTATTGCCTGTGGTTATTCATGCTAGTTACTTTCTCAGGAGCTCTGGAAATCAATATTTGGAGAGGAATAAGACGTCGTAGCTACCTGAATTTAATATGTCTCACACTGCTGCATTGTTTAAGGCAGGGTATGATACTGTGAATGATTCATTGCACACTACCTCGTTGCACTGATGATCCGGTGTGACATCGACAGTCCCTTCCTCCGTCTCCAGGATCGTCCGGGTGCTGTAGAGGAGGTGTTCCAGCCTGGCCCGCACATTCTTCCTCACGGTCTCatactctccctccatctggcccatctcctcctcctctcgcagGATGACGCACTCGAGCAGGCCCAGGCACTGCCGCAGGGCCGAGTGTATCAGCAGCACCTGCTCGTCTGAGCTGAGGTCCGTGGAGAACGAGGAGAGGGACACAATACGCCCCCCCCCAGGGGTGTGGTCCGACAAGaagctctccttttccctctgaaaggatgggggggggggggggggcatggaagAGGCAAAAACTATTGATAAACCATTTATTGTATACTCATACAGTGGAAAGTGAAAATAAATTCTAGTGACTAATATTATCTAGAACTTCGCTACAGTATTGATATACTGAATTCTGTAACCAAAACCAACACAATGATTGTCTATCAAGGAAATATATTATTAAGGACTTTCTGCCTAATGCTACAAAACTGCACTCAATCCTTTACAGTGGGTCGTCGTGCAAGTGGGGGAGGGTATAGATAGATGAGGATCTAAAGGTTGATTCAATTATGCACTGCAGCATCCCTCCATGGTCAGAGAATCCGTGAGCAGTCGCATTGCAAAGTGGATTTGGTCTTCTATGGATTCCATTAATTTAAACTTATTGGGCGTGTACACAAAGTCTGTCTCCACACCACATATCTCTGAGAGTTATGTGCACATACAGTGCAGCGCCAAGTAAACCATGGATCAAAAGGCCTAAACTAACAGTTATTAGACAAGTTACTCGAGCGGTCGATGCTATGCTCTTATAGCCTATGTTTCACTGCACACCTGTTATGCGTATTTATTTATACAAAATACTTACATAGAGGTCCAAAAGTTGTGAGCAGTCCTGGTGCAACAGCCGAGCCAAAGCCACTGCCCTCCCAGTTCGCGACTTGCCGGGTGCTGGCATGTCTAACGGGTCTACTGTTATCTGCTCTTGCCCGGCCATTTGTGGTCGAGCTCAGGCGGTTTGCGATGAGTTGCGACGGGACCAGTCGAAATATTTTGATTCAAAGGCGGAGGTAAAACGTCAGACAAAAATATGAATTTCAGTCCGCAATTTTAATTAGCCCTAGTATTTCCATTTCACTGTCAttgattaaatgtttgtttCGTTGTTTAAGCGCATGCGACCCTGTATAGGCTATGGAATTTAATTGGTTCCGTAAGCAACAGGGGCGTTTTTCAGTGACGTAGATGTTCCCAACGTCAACAACAGACCCACCCATGCCTTAATACTGAGAAGGCCAATAAATCTTTCtatctttttaatttttttttttgtggaacCACTTTTGATCAAACAACCACACTACAAATAAGACTCACAGATATTTTATTGTAATTCATTATTGCCCCTTACTTTCCAATTCTCAGATTTTCTTTGAAAGATGGGGGACCCCAGTGATCAGTGGTAATGGCAGTGTACAGAGATATATGTCCTCCAACGTGAATAAACGTATTCAGCACAGAAACAATTAACATTACCATTTTCACATAGCAGTTGTTAGTCTAAAACTAATATGAAACAATTTGCAATCAAATATAATACACTAAAATGTGATATattgccccctccccctttaaTAAATCAATCATAATCTATTAAAAGGTATACGAAGTAGAATCCTACTTGTTGAAATTGGGATTCAAGCAAGAAATGCAGATTTTGAACCAGgccacaatgaagacatcacaaAGTGGCACTATAGGTATGTCAAGCacgtgcgcacgcacgcacaaagaAATATtcttagaaagaaaaaaaatccactGAAGGTTTATTATCAAGTTGCTTAATGTGTATGGTTTCATGCCAattaaaatatgtttgtgtgattaTTTTTATGGGAAAGCGTTACACAATAAATAAAAGTCAACACTTTTAATTGACCTTGCAAGTGAGATGGAAGAACTGAGataaaaacaagaacaaattgCAGGACTTCTATTGCATGGTGTGATATATTGCATGGAAATAACCATATGTTACCAGGTAAAGATGTTATACAAATATCTATAAATGCATAGGAAGCgggtgcacccacacacacatttgcacgcACATACAAAGTACATTCCCAGCGCACACCAACTAATGACAAAGGTTGTAAATAGGCCTTAAAACAACATGTTAATATTGTGTACAAAACAAATCACTTTGAAATCATAATTCCCTGATATAGTAGTACTGTATAGGTTCTAAGTGAGTGCCGCAAATTTCACTCTGCTGAGGTGACTTGCTACATTTTACTTCTATATATTTTTAAGTCTTCATACAAGCCTAGTAAATTTCACTCTTTCCCCTTCATAAGATCCTCCCTTTTCCCCACCCTTTCCGCTCCTCAgttctttcctttcctctctttccttttccttcacctctgccctctctcgtcctccccgtcTACATCAACACGTGGCTGTCTCCCTGGGATACCTGCACCTCTGTGCTCTCCAACAGTAtctgcccttctccctccctctcccacactatccctccatctactctctccttctccccgtcCCCCGCCCACACCATCTCCTCCGGCTCACTCCCTATGGTCACCCGCTCCCAAAgcaccccttcccctcctccctgggtctcctccaccccctccctgacccaCTCCACCGTCTGGTGGGGGCCGAGGGGGGCCGGAGACAGAGCGGCCACAGAGCTCAGGGTCAGCAGGGTGGTATGAGAGCCGGAGGCGGtcatggaggtggtggtggtggctggGTGTGCCGTCAGCTGGATGAgctggggctgaggggtggagaggtgggggtgagcaGTGCTGAACTGGAGCAGCATGGGgttctcctgctgctgctgccccaCCTGCACCACGTGATGGGAGGCCAGCTGGAGGAGttggggctgggaggagtcCATTTGGGTCTGTGGGGAGAGGGACAGTACCATCTGGTGCAGGGGGGTGAGATCTCCTTGGCTCTCCTGGCTTacagggggcagggtgggaggagagacccCAGACACCGTCTCCAAGACTGGGGTGGGAGTGGTGATTAGGGTCCCTGCATTGGCAGCCAAAGCCTCAGCTATGAGGACCTCGGGGTGGCTCTTGGCTTTGTGGGCCACCACGCAGTCCTTCTTTTCAAACTTCTTGCCGCAGATGGAGCAGGAGAACTTGTAGAAGGCATCTGCATCATGCTTCTTCATGTGCCAGTTTAGGGAGGCTTTTTGGCGGCAGGTGAAGCCACAGATTTCACATCTGCCACAAGGGGGAGACAGATGGCAAGTTATGATCACGGTACTCTCCTTCTGCCtatattcttaacccttgtgctgccttcgggtcattgtgacccactgtttgcaccacaacggtgggtcacaatgacccgaaggcagcgcAAATCACTGCATAAAGAAGAAACGGCCCTCTGCTCAGCTCTGCACTCATCTCAgctggcctgacagaacagacAGGTGAAAACGATACATATAGGATTTCTCGTTTTTCACAAGGATCCATACGTGGGTCACACTACTCACTGTATTGGCTTCTCCCCTGTGTGGATCATGCGATGCACGGCCAGGTTGTGTGAGCTCTTGAAGGCACGAGCACAGTACTCGCATATATAGTCCCGTTGATCTATTAGACGAGGAGGATACAAATATAGAAGGAGCTAGGATCAGAAGACAGAATGGAGGCAGACACCATATGCAAACTCTGACTGAGGCGTGGCTGTGACGAAAGAGCGCAGATTTGGACCGCAACACGACCTTTTCTGAAGGCGTTCCCGGCATGGATTAAGGTAAAAGCCACGGCCAACCTGATTTCGGGCTCCAACCTCACCGTAAAACTACAGTCTGTGCCTGTGCATGTGCGACGTTACCGGTATGGTGCTTAGCATGACGCAGAAGCTGCTTCTGCAGGCGAAACAGGCGCCCGCACGAGGGGTGAGGGCACACGTACTTCTTCTTCAACAGGTGCTGGTACTTTATATGGTGCTGAAATAGCGAAGGggaacaggagggggagggagggagggagaaagagaggagaaaacacAAAAAGGATGGTAATGGCGTGATTAAAGACTGTAATTAAAGAGACATGGTGCCAATGTTGTCATAGTTACAGGTGGCTGATGGGAGAGGCAGACCTGCAGGTAGCGTGGGTGGGCTAAGACAGTTCCACAGCCCTCTATCTCACAGCGGACATACTGCACTGGTGGCTTCTTTCTGTGTTGTGCAGGAAGTATAGGGAATTCATAGAGGGAAATACTGTAATTTTTGTGTGTAATTTTATTTTGTCTTATAAGCCTACTAAAATGCCTGAACATGAATTGTGATGTTATTGCGATCCAACGAGAAGCGTTTACCTTCTCTTTGGTAACCGGGGAGTTTTGTCATCTTTTCTTCGGCGTCCTCtcctatgtaaaaaaaaatcagcgagagagacagacagctcaaAAATGATCATTCATGCTATCACATACCAGCTGACTTTTAGGCATCCCATTCATCCACTAATCAAGTTCCGGCCCATCAGTCCGAGAGTCCTTCCATCCATTCGTTGATCTCTGACTTACTTCCTGGGTGGCTCCGTCTCCTCGCCAAACTCATTTTCCACCTTCACAGCCGTGTCTGCAGCGACCTCCATCTTcacctccttctcatcctctaGTTCTTTATCgggctccttctccttcttgtcTTCTTTCTGCTTCGCTGCACGTCGCCTCGTTTTCTGAGGCTCTCTGTGAGGTGACACCATTGAattttttttgaaaaaaagggTTTTTACACACATTCAAATGTTTGCTTTCCTCTCACTCGTGTGTGCAAAGGTTCTACAGTGGCAACGTGTGGCTTGGTCAGTCAGGGGTGTCCCCGATAACGGATTTAACACAAGACTACCTCTTGGCTGCCGGTTTGTAGTTGAGGTCACTAGGGTCGTCTCTGAAAGGAGGGTCCTCATCGTCAAGCAGCACGTCCCCATCCTCATTGCTGGAATGCACATCGCCACAGATCTGTAACCCGTCGCAGTTCGACACGTCACAGCAAACAATTCGTACGTCCCGTTCGGCTAGAATCAAAAAGCCCTTACCTCCCATCAACGGTTTTCAATGCATCTCCCTCGGCATCTGCAAAGTCTAAGCAGTGGTCCAAAGTGACCCTTAATGTAAGGCATTGACTCAAAGTGGCGAGTACATGTTAGAGCAGTGTGTGAGGCGTTTCTTTTACCACATGCGGCTGTCGTGTCGGGTTCGGACTTGCACACGGGCGCCGCGGAGGAACGGGGGCCACTCTTCAGGAGCCTCGTTCTGGTGGAGCGTGGAGACGCTGAGGGGGAcgcgcacacagatacacacataagaATGAGAGTAGCAGTGTCTTCCAACAAGCACAGGGACAGAATTGAATGAATATTCAGATTCTAAAAGCTTCTGTCCATCAAATGAACACATTCTCCCtatccctcactcactcagtcacacacacaaatcatctAAATACATCCTCATTGAGAACAGTAAAGGAAAGGCCACTAGACATGTGGCCCTACATGTTGTATTTTGcagcaatatacagtaacaggtaAAAAGCATCCCACtatagttttatttatttaaatgtcaTACCTTTAGTTGAAGGTGCCTTGTCAGTGCTGAAGGTGAGAAAGTACTGTTGTAAGTGACTTGAATGTTGAACTGTGAATACATTCTTAATTCTGGATTTATTACAATACATTCTGCAGGATCATTGCACAGGGGTTCCATATTAACTGCATACTGATATACATGCACGTGTATCGGGCAAGACTACAGTAAATTTGCGGTTAGCATGAGGACATCAACACATGGACACTCTTCCAGCTTATTACCCTGGCTGTCGATCTACTACGAACCTCTAAGTGGACAAGACTAAATGAATTTGCCTGACAGTCCGTTCAACAATATTCCCTACCTTGGTGAACATAGACAAGCCGTCTATGCAGTTTGCTGCAAACTGTCACTTTAAACATAGGACGACTGACAGTCTAAGTGCAAACATTCCCCAGCTAGATTCGAGCCTGATGCTTTTCAACTTACGCCGGCGTTTGGTTGTTGTCATCAGTGTCTTTCGAAGCGGCTCCGGGACCTTTCCCACGGCGGGggggttttgtttttttccgacGATTCTGATCTTGTACCCCAACGCTGCTTTCTGTTCTTTTCCTAGCTGCTGCTCCTCGAGCGGCTCGTTCCCGTAAAACTCGCCCGGAGCCTGCTATGCTGGATAGGGCATCATTCGAGACCACAGTGTCTACACCGACTTTCACGCGACCTAATCCGCGTCCCCTCAACACTCTTTCGCGGGTGGGTGTAGCACTCGAGATCGGGGATGGTGCCGCGGCCCTCTGACTAGATTGGTTACAGTCTCCAGTGGACCCGGGACTTCTATCAGAAACCCCCATTATCTCCGGGTCCATTCTCCCTTTTTTGCATACACAGGACTATATTAATATGGATGTAGCATTTAACGTTATTCAGTGGATAAGAGAAATTATAGTAGCCATCGTTGAAGGCCCTATGCCGCTATAAATTCACAGCCGCCTCCGTTTCCCCGCGCAAGCCCGTCATAAATTGGAAATATCTATAGCTATATAACATTTTTAATGTAATGTTTATGTTTTAAAGATACTAAAGCCATTTACTATCTTTCTTAAAGCTATAGCAAACCTTAAATTTCCCTGGGCCTAGACGAGGCCCGTAAAAGTAGCGTCTCCTTTAAGGACAAATCTtacccaaaaacacacacaagcacccccGAACTCGACAAGAAATCGAAAAACCAATGGCGCTCATGGGATATGTAGTTGTTAAaaccaataaataaatacatcagTTTACACTCAATTAATTGTCTCGAACAATGCCCTGTTTATAGATTTCGTGATGTAGTTGTCAAGATTCACCCACAATTGTGAGAAATGATTTAATGTAATTATAGTCTATTTGTCCACATAATGTTGTTAGACATATTGGGACTTTGCGTGTAAACCTATCTATTTAAAACGGTATACATTTAcatgacgctcttatccagagcgacttacagtaagtacagggacatctccccaggcaagtagggtgaagtgccttgcccaaggacacaacgtcagttggcatgaccaggaatcgaactggcaaccttcggattactaccccgattccctcaccactcagccacctgactccctagtctACTGTCTGGTATAGTCTACtgtcaataaaaacaaaaccCTAACAGCAGACTACACTAGTATCAGTTTACTGCTTTTACCCAAAACACCTCAAATTAACCTTGTGAGATCATTACATGTGGAAGGCTACAGTAACAGCTACAGTTAAACTATACATCTGATATCAAACATCCAATATGAATTAGTTCATAAATGTATTCAAATTAGCTGTATCAGATGCCTCTAATAAATTGTGAATCAAATATGGACAGTGCATATTACCTATGAACCAGGAAATACTTCTGTAAAATATAATGGTCTGGTAGCTGTTGTTCATTTGTGTCCACCAATATATTTTGAATGTTTGTAGAGGCATTGTTTCTGTCATGAACTGTGCTATTTGACAAGGATTACTCCTTTAATGGCTCAAGTGGTTATTGAAGTTCACCAGTGAGAAAAGTAAACTTGTATCACTACTGGAACATACAACAGTATGCTGGTGTATATTGGCTACCAGTTGAATGTAGTAAACAAATATTCAGAGGTAAGCACATTGGGCCTATTACATTTTTGTCCGAAATTCTTTTTTGAATCAATTTAAATTACAATTTAATGAACATTGAATATTGCCGGAATGGTGCAGGAAGCACCAATGAGAAATATACAGTCTTGGGTGGTTGCCAGATTCTGTTAGCTTTCTGTTTTTGATCAAGTGATGGCAATGGATTGAATGTAGGCCACTGAGAGATGTCAGTGATGGCATAGGGGAATGAATAACTATGTATCTCCCATGGAGTGACTCATACACTCAACGTTAAATTCACTCATCGAGAGGCACTGTGGTGTACCAATTATTTTGGCACGTGGTCTAAACATGTCACTTAACAGGTTTCAAGATGTGTATGCCTGAGGTGGAATTCTGAATGTGAGCTGTTGAATGTTCGCCTTGTCTGATAACATATTAATTTTATATTTGTCACAGCCACAGCCATGACCCACTGTTTTTGgatttgccctgccctagtgttccctgtgtctgtcattatcttcacctgtgtctcgttcagtggtttcagttctcgTTAGTTTCATTGTGTCAACCTGTGTCttatttggttctgtgtatttaggttcctgttttgtgtccagtctttgtcttgtcatgtCTCGTCACCCAATGTCATTGGGTGGGTACCCTGTCTGTTTCCCGTTTTTGAaaataaaccctttgtttgaCACGATGCCTCGCTACtctcctgcatttgggtc
This genomic interval carries:
- the LOC134009879 gene encoding E3 ubiquitin-protein ligase ZFP91-like, with amino-acid sequence MDPEIMGVSDRSPGSTGDCNQSSQRAAAPSPISSATPTRERVLRGRGLGRVKVGVDTVVSNDALSSIAGSGRVLRERAARGAAARKRTESSVGVQDQNRRKKTKPPRRGKGPGAASKDTDDNNQTPATDKAPSTKASPRSTRTRLLKSGPRSSAAPVCKSEPDTTAACDFADAEGDALKTVDGSNEDGDVLLDDEDPPFRDDPSDLNYKPAAKREPQKTRRRAAKQKEDKKEKEPDKELEDEKEVKMEVAADTAVKVENEFGEETEPPRKRGRRRKDDKTPRLPKRRKKPPVQYVRCEIEGCGTVLAHPRYLQHHIKYQHLLKKKYVCPHPSCGRLFRLQKQLLRHAKHHTDQRDYICEYCARAFKSSHNLAVHRMIHTGEKPIQCEICGFTCRQKASLNWHMKKHDADAFYKFSCSICGKKFEKKDCVVAHKAKSHPEVLIAEALAANAGTLITTPTPVLETVSGVSPPTLPPVSQESQGDLTPLHQMVLSLSPQTQMDSSQPQLLQLASHHVVQVGQQQQENPMLLQFSTAHPHLSTPQPQLIQLTAHPATTTTSMTASGSHTTLLTLSSVAALSPAPLGPHQTVEWVREGVEETQGGGEGVLWERVTIGSEPEEMVWAGDGEKERVDGGIVWEREGEGQILLESTEVQVSQGDSHVLM